Below is a window of Planococcus rifietoensis DNA.
ATGGCACGTAAACAACAAACTCGTAAGCGTCGTGTGAAAAAGAATATCGAATCCGGTATTGCTCACATCCGCTCAACATTCAATAACACAATTGTTACGATCACTGATATGCAAGGTAACGCAGTATCTTGGTCTTCGGCTGGGGCTCTAGGATTCCGTGGTTCACGTAAATCCACTCCATTCGCTGCCCAAATGGCTGCTGAAACTGCTGCAAAAACTTCCATGGAACATGGTTTGAAAACTTTGGAAGTAACTGTTAAAGGTCCTGGTTCAGGTCGCGAAGCTGCTATCCGTGCGCTTCAAGCTGCTGGATTGGAAGTTACTGCAATTAGAGACGTAACTCCAGTTCCTCACAACGGCTGCCGCCCGCCAAAACGCCGTCGCGTATAATCGTTGGTCTGAGTAGGATTTTTGAACATCACGACTTACTAAATGTGTTCTGAATCGTAGCGAAAGTCTGTGACTATCGAATTCTTATGCAACGAAAATACCGACGTTTTGAAGGAGGGTAAACTGAATGCTCGAAATAGAAAAACCAAAAATTGAAACGGTTGAGATCGACAGCAATGCCAAATATGGCAAATTCGTTGTTGAACCCCTTGAGCGTGGATATGGTACCACTTTAGGTAACTCCTTACGTCGAATCCTACTTTCATCTTTACCTGGCGCAGCTGTTACTTCGATCCAAATTGATGGCGTTTTGCATGAATTCTCCACTGTCGAAGGTGTAGAAGAAGATGTAGCCTCTATCATTTTGAACATCAAGAAGCTCGCATTGAAAATTTACTCTGACGAAGAAAAAGTCATTGAAATTGATGTAAAAGGTGACGGAACGGTTACGGCTGCAGATATCACTCACGATAGTGACGTGGAAATTCTGAATCCGGATCTATATATTGCAACAATCGCGAAAGACGGCCACTTGCGCATGCGCATGTATGCTAACCGCGGCCGTGGATATGCCCGTGCAGATCAGAACAAACGTGAAGATCTTCCGATTGGCGTTATCCCGATTGACTCTATTTACACGCCAGTTTCACGCGTCAATTTCCAAGTGGAAAATACCCGTGTGGGCCAACTCGCTCATTTCGATAAATTAACCCTCGATGTCTGGACAGATGGAAGCATCGGTCCCAAAGAGGCAATTGCGCTTGGCGCGAAAATTTTCACTGAACATCTGAACATCTTCGTAGGATTAACGGATGAGGCTCAAACAGCTGAAATCATGGTTGAAAAAGAAGAAGACCAAAAAGAGAAAGTGCTTGAGATGACTATCGAAGAGCTTGATCTTTCTGTTCGTTCTTATAACTGCCTGAAACGTGCCGGCATTAACACTGTCCACGAATTGGCCAACAAGTCGGAAGACGACATGATGAAAGTTCGCAACCTCGGACGCAAATCACTTGAAGAAGTGAAAGTGAAGTTGGAAGATCTAGGTCTTGGCCTTCGTAAAGAAGACTGATTGCCCGATTCTTTCTGAACTATTCAACAAAGGAGGGAAACTTCAATGAGAAAACTTCAACGTACAAGTTCTCAACGTAAAGCGCTATTGCGTGACCTTACGACTGACCTAATCGTTCACGAGCGCATTCAGACAACTGAAGCCCGTGCTAAAGAAGTCCGTTCAACTGTAGAAAAAATGATCACGCTTGGTAAGCGCGGAGACATCCACGCACGCCGTAAAGCTGCAGCATATATTCGCCGTGAACTCGTGACTTCGACTGACGAAGAAGGCAACGAAAACACAATCTTTGCTTTGCAAAAATTGTTTGATGATGTAGCACCACGTTACGCTGACCGTCAAGGCGGCTACACGCGCATCATGAAAATGGGGCCTCGTCGCGGAGATGGCGCACCAATCGTAATTATTGAATTGGTTTAATCAGTTGAAGAGGGTTCATAGCCCTCTTCTTTTAGCATCATGATTTATACGACAATATGAAAAGCTGAGTGTTATGATGAGCGAGCCTTCGGGCGGCGTCTCGTCTAGCTCTACGCACCTCATTCAACCGGCGGCTTAAGCACCCGCAGGAGCCATAGAGATAGAAAAGCGCATACTCTGAATGAGGTGCGCGCTTTTTTTATTTAGTGATCAATTAATTTTCAGTGTTGATATTCCATAGAAGGGAATATGAACAGTGTAAGTTAAGCGTGGCTAAAGAATTCCCGTTTTACAGCACATAAGAGCAGAGTAGAGAAAGTTTAGAGGAGGCTTCAACACATGAAAGGAACCATTTTGTCATTTGAACAAGTGACATTCACATACGTACCGGGAGACGAGTCGGTCAAGCCGGCCGTCTCGGACCTATCGTTCTCGATTGACGAAGGCGAATGGGTGGCGCTGGTCGGACACAACGGCTCGGGCAAGTCGACAATCGCCAAATTGATGAACGGCTTATTGTTTCCCCAGCAAGGAACAGTCAAAGCGATGGGCTTGGAAATGTCTGAAGAAAGCTTGTGGGACATCCGCTCGCAGATGGGCATGGTGTTTCAAAATCCAGACAACCAATTCGTCGGGGCAACGGTACAGGATGACGTAGCGTTTGCGCTCGAAAATAACGGCGTCCCTCATGAAGAAATGGTGGTGCGTGTTCGTGAATCTTTGCAGCAAGTGAAGATGGCGGATTATCTTGACCATGAACCACATCACTTATCCGGCGGGCAAAAGCAGCGCGTGGCAATTGCTGGGGCACTGGCTTTGCGTCCGCGGCTGCTCATTTTGGATGAAGCCACATCGATGCTCGACCCGCAAGGCCGCCGAGAAGTCATCGAGACGATCCGTGAGCTTCGTGAAGCGACGGGCCTCACTGTGTTGTCGATTACCCATGACCTGGAGGAAGCCGCGCTCGCTGACCGTGTGCTGGTGATGAATGCCGGGCATAAACAAATGGAAGGCACACCCGATGAAGTATTTTCTTCCGGCGAAGAGCTGACGGAGATGGGGTTGGATCTGCCATTTGCGATGCGGATGGCCGGGTTACTGAAACAAGCCGGAGTGCCGATGACCGGCGAATCTATGACAGAACATGAGCTGGTGGAGGAATTATGGACATATTACTCAAGCAAGTAGGATACAGCTACGCGAAAGATACCCCTTTTGAAAAACGGGCGCTGACGGATGTCACACTGCACATACCTTCAGGCTCTTACACAGCGATCATCGGACATACGGGTTCTGGGAAATCGACCGTGCTGCAACATTTGAATGCTTTATTGCAGCCGACAGAAGGCAGTGTGCTGATCGGCGAACGGAAAATCGAAGCAGGGACAAAAGCGAAAAACTTGCGAGAGGTGCGGAAAAAAGTCGGCATCGTCTTCCAGTTTCCCGAACAGCAGCTATTTGATGAAACGGTCCTGAAAGACATCATGTTCGGCCCGCTGAACTTCGGTGTGCCAGAAGAGGAAGCTCGCAGACGAGCCATCGCCTTGGTCGAACAGCTTGGGCTTCCGGAAGATGTATTGGAGAAATCGCCTTTTGACTTATCGGGCGGGCAAATGCGCCGCGTCGCCATAGCAGGCGTTCTGGCAATGGAGCCAGATGTCTTGGTACTCGATGAACCAACAGCGGGACTTGACCCGCGCGGACGCCGGGAAATCATGGATTTGTTTTATCGCCTGCATCAAGAGAAGGGCTTAACAACTGTGCTTGTCACACATAGCATGGAAGATGCGGCGCGTTATGCGGATACAGTGGCCATCATGCACAGCGGCAAATGCGTCGCGACAGGCGATGTGCGCGAAGTCTTCGCGAATGAAGAGCAGCTCGGCGATTACCGCCTGGAGCCGCCGCGGACAGTGCGCATGCAGCGGGAGTTTGAAGAGAAAACCGGCTTGAAGCTGGATGAGCTTGCGCTGACTGAAGAAGCGCTTGCGCGGTCCATTGCGCAAGCGCTCAAGGAAGGGCGTGAGCTGAAATGATGGAAAAAATGATTTTTGGGCGCTTTATTCCGGGAGATTCGATCGTCCACCGAATGGACCCACGAGCCAAAATCCTGTTCGTCTTTTTGTTTATAGCGATCGTTTTTATCGCGAATAATGCCATAACGTATGCGATTTTGCTTGGATTTACCTTGCTCTCCGTGTTTTTATCGAAAATCCGGCTATATTTCTTAATTAACGGCTTGAAACCTGTCTTTATTTTAATGGCCTTTACGTTTTTCTTGCATTTATTCTTTACCGAAGGCGGGTCATTGCTTTTCAGTGTCGGTTTTGTAGATGTTTATGAAGAGGGGCTGCGGCAAGGGATATTCATCTCGATCCGCTTCCTGGTCTTAGTGTTCATGACCAGTATCCTGACATTAACGACTTCACCGATTTCGATCACGGATGGCATCGAAGTATTGCTTGGGCCATTCAAGCGCGTTAAACTGCCGGTCCACGAACTGGCGTTGATGATGTCGATTTCACTGCGGTTCATTCCAACCTTGATGGATGAAACCGGAAAGATCCTGAAAGCGCAAATGGCACGCGGCTCGGATATCGGTTCCGGCCCCATCAAAGAACGAGTCAAAGCCGTCGTGCCGCTGTTGATTCCGTTGTTTGTCAGTGCCTTTAAACGGGCTGAAGATTTGGCAACCGCCATGGAAGTGAGAGGCTACCGCGGGGGAGAAGGCCGCACGCGTTACCGCCAGCTCAACTGGCGCATTATGGACACATTGAGTCTATTGCTGCTCGTTGGATTTGCCGGATTGCTCTGGTATTTCCGAAGTTAACCAAAAGAGATAGCGATTCACTTAATTAGATTACGAAAGCTGCAGTAAAAGGAGAGACCTCATGAAACGAATGAAAGCGACAATTGCCTATGACGGCAGCGGGTTTGCAGGCTACCAAATCCAGCTGAAAACCCGCACCGTTCAACTGGAGCTGTTGCGCGCGTTGAAAGAATTGCATAAAGGCGAGCGGGTCGAAGTGGTGGCGAGTGGACGTACGGATTCCGGGGTGCATGCCACCGGGCAAGTGGTTCATTTCGATACCCCGTTCTCCATGCCGACAGATTCATGGGTGCGTGCGCTCAATGTCCGCTTGCCACAGGACATCCAAGTTTACGATATCGAACAAGCGGATGCTGATTTCCATGCCCGCTACCACGCCAAAGGCAAGATATACCGCTATAAGTGGAACCGCAGCAAACTCATCAACCCGTTCAGCCGCAACCATCTCGTCCATGTGCCGCAGCAAATCGATGTGGCCCGGATGGAAAAAGCAGCCCAAGCGTTTATCGGCACCCATGATTTTTCCAGTTTTTGTGCGGCGAACACCAATGTCGTCGATAAAGTAAGAACGATCTGGCGAATTGATTTTGAAGAACATGGCGAGGAATTGCACATGGTCATTGAAGGGTCCGGTTTTCTCTATAATATGGTGCGCATCATAGCGGGCACTTTGCTCGAAGTCGGATTAAATAGAAGAGAACCGGAAGAACTGGCTGACATCATTGCTGCTTGTGACCGCGACGCTGCCGGCAAAACCGCAGCAGCACACGGTTTATACTTGGAAAAAGTGCATTACTGACGGTGAAGCAACTTTTCCTGGTGTTTTTCTAAATGTCCTTGACTTAAAGCGTAATCCGTTATATGATGATGTATGGTATTTTCATTACCCCCACGATATGCCCCGGAAGGTTATTTGTGTTAAGGGATAAGGAAAACACGGAACAACGGAACCAACATGGAACACTTGGAACTGAATTCTAAAAAAAAGAGACGATTCATTAGGAGGACAATATACATGCGTACAACATTCATGGCTAAAGGTCACGAAGTAGAGCGTAAATGGTTGGTTGTCGATGCAGAAGGGCAAACTCTTGGACGTTTGGCTTCTGAAGTCGCTTCAATCTTGCGCGGGAAATACAAACCAACATTCACACCGAACGTCGACACTGGCGATCACGTCATCATCATCAATGCTGACAAAATCCACTTGACTGGTAAAAAACTTACCGACAAAATCTACTACCGCCACACGCAATACACAGGCGGACTTAAGCAGCGCACAGCACTTGAAATGCGCACGAAATACCCTACAAAAATGCTTGAACTAGCGATCAAAGGCATGCTTCCAAAGAACTCTTTGGGCCGCCAAACATTCAAGAAATTGCATGTATACGCTGGACCAGAGCACAACCACCAAGCACAACAACCTGAAGCTTACACGCTTCGCGGATAATAATCAGTAAATAAGAGGAGGATACACCTTTGGCACAAGTTCAATATATCGGTACAGGTCGCCGTAAAAACTCAACAGCTCGCGTACGTTTGGTACCAGGAGATGGTACGATCACAATCAACAACCGTGACGTATCTGACTACGTTCCATACGAAACGCTTGAGCAAATCATCAAACAACCACTAGTAACTACTGAAACTCTTGGTAGCTACGATGTATTGGTAAACGTAAAAGGCGGCGGGTTCACTGGACAAGCCGGCGCAATCCGTCACGGAATCGCACGCGCTCTACTTACAGTAGACCCAGAATTCCGTGGAGCTCTTAAATCTGCTGGATTCCTAACACGTGACCCACGTATGAAAGAACGTAAAAAATACGGTCTTAAAGCGGCACGTCGCGCACCTCAGTTCTCAAAACGTTAATTTTACCTTTCAAAAGCACTTTCCGGTTTTCCGGAAGGTGCTTTTTTGTGTATTGGCGAACTCTATAGCAAACCGAAAAGGAGTGGGTGGAATGAACCGCATCAATCTAATCTGCCTGGGCGTTCAGGACATGGAAAGATCTGTGAAGTTTTACCGGGATGAACTGGGCTTCCAAACGGATGAAACAAGCGACAAACCGAACATCATTTTCTTCAACACTTCAGGTACCAAATTGGAGTTATATCCTTTAGAAGAATTGGCAAAAGACATCGACGCAGAAAATCCGCCCGTGAAAACCGGCTTCTCTGGAATCACCTTGGCCTATAATGCCAAATCACGCGATGAAGTGGACCAAGTCATGGAATTGGCGAAAAAAGCGGGAGCGGTGATTGTGAAACAACCTGTCGACGTATTTTGGGGAGGATATTCGGGTTATTTCCAAGACCCCGATGGCTACCACTGGGAAGTCGCATATGGACCTGATTTCATATTTGATGAACAGGACATGCTCGACTTCGATAGCAATGAATAGAAGCATAGAAGATGCCACCCAGCGAAAAGCCGGAATGGATTTAAAAACGCTTTCACTATGTTATACTGGACTGTAGCAAAAGTGATAAGGAGTGTAGTGGAATGTTAAGTGAAACACAAGTGCGAGAAGCAGTCGGAGCTCTAGAAGATCCGTTTTTACATAGAACCCTTTCGGAAACAAACGGCATCTTGTCGGTAAAAATCAAAGAAGAGAAAAAATACGTCAGTGTCAAATTGGCAATTGCCAAAACGAATACACCGGAACAAATGCAGCTTCAAATGAAAGTCGTGGACGCCATCAAGGGAGTCGGCGCTGACTCTGTCGGCATCCGCTTCGAAGAATTGCCGCCAGAAGCATTGGCACAGTTCCGCGGGACCGCGAATGAGTCTGAAGCACAAGACTTATTGTCTCCATTGAACAAAGTGGAATTCATCTCTATCGCCAGCGGTAAAGGCGGCGTCGGGAAATCGACCGTCTCTGTCAACTTGGCGATCGCGCTTGCGCGTGCAGGGAAAAAAGTTGGTCTTGTCGACGCAGATATCTACGGCTTCAGTGTGCCGGACATGATGGGCATCGATAAAGCGCCGGTTGTCCGTGGCGATACGATCATCCCGGTCGAGCGCTTCGGCGTCAAAGTGATTTCGATGGGCTTCTTCGTCGAAGATAACATGCCTGTCGTATGGCGTGGCCCAATGCTTGGGAAAGTCTTGGACCAGTTCTTCCGCGATGTGGAGTGGGGAGATCTTGATTACCTACTATTGGACTTGCCGCCAGGGACAGGGGACGTCGCACTCGATATCCACCAAATGCTTCCTGCTTCTAAAGAAATTGTCGTCACAACGCCGCATCCAACCGCAGCATTCGTAGCGGCACGTGCAGGAGCGATGGCTTTGCAAACCAATCACGAAGTATTGGGCGTTGTCGAGAACATGTCTTGGTTTGAAAGCCAAGGATCCGGCAAAAAAGAATATATCTTCGGAAAAGGCGGCGGGGCAAAGCTTGCAGAAGAATTACAAGCGCCATTGCTCGGACAGATTCCGCTTGGCCAGCCGGACTGGGATGAAAATGATTTTGCTCCATCTGTTTATGCAGAAGATCACCCAACCGGAAAGATTTATGGAGAGATTGCCCAACAAGTCCTCCAGCAATTCGCGACTAAAGAGAACAAGCAATAAAACATATCATCCGGAAACCGGCTTTCGGTTTCCGGATTTTTATATAGGCAGTAAAAGACTTTCAAGGTTTGTTCACAACTCCTCCTGCAGATAGAAGGGTTTGTTGATACAATCGAAAGGAACTTTAAATTAACGGAGGCAATACACGTGACTATACGAAATTGGGTTAAGTTTGCATTGACTGCATTATTGATAGGCGGGGGGATTACCGGCTTGCTCGGCATTTTCATCCGCTGGAACGATGTCTTCGCCGAAGCTGCGCAAAACGGTCATTGGGGAGAATTAATCGCAGGTTTTGTCTGGATGATCGTCGTCGGCATGACGATGAGCTTGATTGCACAGATGGGCTTCTTCGCCTATTTGACGATTCACCAGTTCGGCCATAATATGTTCCGCTCGCTGCGGCTGTGGAATTGGGTACAGCTCTTGATCATCGCCATCGTCATCTTCGACTTGATTGTGTTCCGCTTCCTGCCGAACGTCGAGACGGGCGGGCAAGGATTCCTTTATGGAACGCTCCTATTCATTTTATTGGCGGTATCGCTGACAACGGCGTACTTCAAAGCGAAATGGACAGCGAAGTCAGCATTCATTTCAGCGTTGTTCTTCATGATTGTCGTTACGACACTGGAATGGTTGCCGGCTTTGATGGTAAGAGCGGGTAATGTAGACAGCTGGGTAACCTTGTTATTGTTCCCATTGCTTGCAGTGAACGCTTATCAACTTCTCGCCTTGCCGAAGTATAACGAGAAGTCTGAAGAGGACCGTTTGAAACTTGAAGCGCGCCGGGCTGCGAGAAAAGCGCAGGCTGCTGAAGGGAAGAAATGATTTTTCAGAAAAGTTCCGCTTTCTGCCTTTAGGGCAGGGAGCGGGATTTTTTGTTTTAAATGACTTTTTCGTCTGCAGCAAGAAACGCT
It encodes the following:
- the rplQ gene encoding 50S ribosomal protein L17, producing MRKLQRTSSQRKALLRDLTTDLIVHERIQTTEARAKEVRSTVEKMITLGKRGDIHARRKAAAYIRRELVTSTDEEGNENTIFALQKLFDDVAPRYADRQGGYTRIMKMGPRRGDGAPIVIIELV
- a CDS encoding KinB-signaling pathway activation protein; the protein is MTIRNWVKFALTALLIGGGITGLLGIFIRWNDVFAEAAQNGHWGELIAGFVWMIVVGMTMSLIAQMGFFAYLTIHQFGHNMFRSLRLWNWVQLLIIAIVIFDLIVFRFLPNVETGGQGFLYGTLLFILLAVSLTTAYFKAKWTAKSAFISALFFMIVVTTLEWLPALMVRAGNVDSWVTLLLFPLLAVNAYQLLALPKYNEKSEEDRLKLEARRAARKAQAAEGKK
- a CDS encoding energy-coupling factor ABC transporter ATP-binding protein — translated: MDILLKQVGYSYAKDTPFEKRALTDVTLHIPSGSYTAIIGHTGSGKSTVLQHLNALLQPTEGSVLIGERKIEAGTKAKNLREVRKKVGIVFQFPEQQLFDETVLKDIMFGPLNFGVPEEEARRRAIALVEQLGLPEDVLEKSPFDLSGGQMRRVAIAGVLAMEPDVLVLDEPTAGLDPRGRREIMDLFYRLHQEKGLTTVLVTHSMEDAARYADTVAIMHSGKCVATGDVREVFANEEQLGDYRLEPPRTVRMQREFEEKTGLKLDELALTEEALARSIAQALKEGRELK
- the rplM gene encoding 50S ribosomal protein L13, producing the protein MRTTFMAKGHEVERKWLVVDAEGQTLGRLASEVASILRGKYKPTFTPNVDTGDHVIIINADKIHLTGKKLTDKIYYRHTQYTGGLKQRTALEMRTKYPTKMLELAIKGMLPKNSLGRQTFKKLHVYAGPEHNHQAQQPEAYTLRG
- the rpsI gene encoding 30S ribosomal protein S9; the encoded protein is MAQVQYIGTGRRKNSTARVRLVPGDGTITINNRDVSDYVPYETLEQIIKQPLVTTETLGSYDVLVNVKGGGFTGQAGAIRHGIARALLTVDPEFRGALKSAGFLTRDPRMKERKKYGLKAARRAPQFSKR
- a CDS encoding VOC family protein translates to MNRINLICLGVQDMERSVKFYRDELGFQTDETSDKPNIIFFNTSGTKLELYPLEELAKDIDAENPPVKTGFSGITLAYNAKSRDEVDQVMELAKKAGAVIVKQPVDVFWGGYSGYFQDPDGYHWEVAYGPDFIFDEQDMLDFDSNE
- a CDS encoding DNA-directed RNA polymerase subunit alpha; protein product: MLEIEKPKIETVEIDSNAKYGKFVVEPLERGYGTTLGNSLRRILLSSLPGAAVTSIQIDGVLHEFSTVEGVEEDVASIILNIKKLALKIYSDEEKVIEIDVKGDGTVTAADITHDSDVEILNPDLYIATIAKDGHLRMRMYANRGRGYARADQNKREDLPIGVIPIDSIYTPVSRVNFQVENTRVGQLAHFDKLTLDVWTDGSIGPKEAIALGAKIFTEHLNIFVGLTDEAQTAEIMVEKEEDQKEKVLEMTIEELDLSVRSYNCLKRAGINTVHELANKSEDDMMKVRNLGRKSLEEVKVKLEDLGLGLRKED
- a CDS encoding energy-coupling factor ABC transporter ATP-binding protein is translated as MKGTILSFEQVTFTYVPGDESVKPAVSDLSFSIDEGEWVALVGHNGSGKSTIAKLMNGLLFPQQGTVKAMGLEMSEESLWDIRSQMGMVFQNPDNQFVGATVQDDVAFALENNGVPHEEMVVRVRESLQQVKMADYLDHEPHHLSGGQKQRVAIAGALALRPRLLILDEATSMLDPQGRREVIETIRELREATGLTVLSITHDLEEAALADRVLVMNAGHKQMEGTPDEVFSSGEELTEMGLDLPFAMRMAGLLKQAGVPMTGESMTEHELVEELWTYYSSK
- a CDS encoding Mrp/NBP35 family ATP-binding protein; its protein translation is MLSETQVREAVGALEDPFLHRTLSETNGILSVKIKEEKKYVSVKLAIAKTNTPEQMQLQMKVVDAIKGVGADSVGIRFEELPPEALAQFRGTANESEAQDLLSPLNKVEFISIASGKGGVGKSTVSVNLAIALARAGKKVGLVDADIYGFSVPDMMGIDKAPVVRGDTIIPVERFGVKVISMGFFVEDNMPVVWRGPMLGKVLDQFFRDVEWGDLDYLLLDLPPGTGDVALDIHQMLPASKEIVVTTPHPTAAFVAARAGAMALQTNHEVLGVVENMSWFESQGSGKKEYIFGKGGGAKLAEELQAPLLGQIPLGQPDWDENDFAPSVYAEDHPTGKIYGEIAQQVLQQFATKENKQ
- a CDS encoding energy-coupling factor transporter transmembrane component T family protein, whose translation is MMEKMIFGRFIPGDSIVHRMDPRAKILFVFLFIAIVFIANNAITYAILLGFTLLSVFLSKIRLYFLINGLKPVFILMAFTFFLHLFFTEGGSLLFSVGFVDVYEEGLRQGIFISIRFLVLVFMTSILTLTTSPISITDGIEVLLGPFKRVKLPVHELALMMSISLRFIPTLMDETGKILKAQMARGSDIGSGPIKERVKAVVPLLIPLFVSAFKRAEDLATAMEVRGYRGGEGRTRYRQLNWRIMDTLSLLLLVGFAGLLWYFRS
- the rpsK gene encoding 30S ribosomal protein S11; protein product: MARKQQTRKRRVKKNIESGIAHIRSTFNNTIVTITDMQGNAVSWSSAGALGFRGSRKSTPFAAQMAAETAAKTSMEHGLKTLEVTVKGPGSGREAAIRALQAAGLEVTAIRDVTPVPHNGCRPPKRRRV
- the truA gene encoding tRNA pseudouridine(38-40) synthase TruA; protein product: MKRMKATIAYDGSGFAGYQIQLKTRTVQLELLRALKELHKGERVEVVASGRTDSGVHATGQVVHFDTPFSMPTDSWVRALNVRLPQDIQVYDIEQADADFHARYHAKGKIYRYKWNRSKLINPFSRNHLVHVPQQIDVARMEKAAQAFIGTHDFSSFCAANTNVVDKVRTIWRIDFEEHGEELHMVIEGSGFLYNMVRIIAGTLLEVGLNRREPEELADIIAACDRDAAGKTAAAHGLYLEKVHY